One window of the Carassius auratus strain Wakin chromosome 20, ASM336829v1, whole genome shotgun sequence genome contains the following:
- the LOC113120924 gene encoding cell division cycle-associated protein 4-like — protein MFSKGTKRKFSDGDEEISAESLVGARVASSYSLQRQSLLDMSLIKLQLCHMLVEPNLCRSVLIANTVRQIQEEMTHDGSWHMVTEAFCNPGQSPSERLVATEVLCRSREQDAEPKLFSVISYEGCREEEVVADETLCSVSVSDTVSDVCLAGRMGQCWEKSELSGVERDEEALEDSSLGSGEDEEIDTEDEASTKSPKTTGQVFGTFEIKNGSPGPDSALEELFSDVDTSYYDLDTMLTGMQSAPKMGPYDLLDSLAPSHSSPTIVSTPKCRSDLNELDHIMEIIVGS, from the coding sequence ATGTTCTCCAAGGGCACCAAGCGTAAGTTTTCCGATGGTGATGAAGAAATATCCGCCGAAAGCCTGGTAGGTGCCAGGGTGGCATCTTCGTACAGCTTGCAACGGCAGTCGCTGCTGGACATGTCCCTCATTAAGCTGCAGTTGTGCCACATGCTGGTGGAGCCCAACCTCTGCCGCTCGGTTCTCATTGCCAACACAGTCAGGCAGATTCAGGAGGAGATGACCCACGATGGCAGCTGGCATATGGTCACTGAAGCGTTCTGCAATCCAGGTCAGAGTCCCTCCGAGCGCTTGGTGGCCACTGAGGTCCTTTGCAGGTCGCGAGAGCAGGATGCAGAACCTAAACTCTTTTCTGTCATCAGCTACGAAGGTTGCCGTGAAGAGGAGGTGGTAGCTGACGAGACGCTGTGCTCCGTTTCAGTTAGCGATACTGTCTCTGATGTGTGCCTGGCAGGGCGTATGGGCCAGTGCTGGGAGAAGAGCGAGCTCAGTGGTGTAGAGAGGGACGAAGAGGCCCTTGAAGACTCTAGTCTTGGTTCAGGAGAAGATGAGGAGATAGACACCGAGGATGAGGCTTCTACAAAGAGTCCAAAGACAACAGGACAAGTTTTTggtacatttgaaataaaaaacggTTCCCCGGGTCCAGACTCTGCTCTTGAGGAACTGTTCTCTGATGTGGACACCTCCTACTATGATCTGGACACCATGCTGACCGGCATGCAGAGCGCACCCAAGATGGGCCCTTATGACCTCCTTGACAGCTTGGCTCCTTCACACAGTTCCCCCACCATAGTATCCACCCCGAAATGTCGTTCTGATCTCAATGAACTGGATCACATCATGGAAATCATTGTAGGATCTTAG